A section of the Citrus sinensis cultivar Valencia sweet orange chromosome 8, DVS_A1.0, whole genome shotgun sequence genome encodes:
- the LOC102630384 gene encoding dirigent protein 23, whose product MAKLSTVVSLLIISLVAPAALQAETWATRLESAKETTTNLQFYFHDTLSGQNPSAVRIAQATDTDKSPTLFGVLMMADDPLTETPDPKSKLVGRAQGLYGSASQDQLGLIMSMSFVFVDGSYNGSSISLLGNNRAMNPVREMPIVGGTGAFRLARGYAIAQTHWMDLKSGDAIVGYNVTVIH is encoded by the coding sequence ATGGCAAAGTTATCAACAGTTGTTTCATTGCTCATCATTAGCCTGGTGGCACCAGCAGCATTACAAGCAGAGACTTGGGCTACAAGGCTTGAATCCGCAAAAGAGACAACAACAAACCTACAATTCTACTTTCACGACACACTCAGTGGGCAAAACCCTAGTGCTGTAAGGATTGCTCAAGCCACTGACACTGACAAATCACCAACTCTTTTCGGCGTCCTGATGATGGCGGATGATCCGTTGACAGAAACCCCAGATCCTAAATCAAAGCTTGTTGGCCGTGCTCAAGGGCTTTACGGGTCGGCTTCTCAGGATCAACTAGGCCTCATCATGTCCATGAGCTTTGTGTTCGTCGATGGTTCTTATAATGGCAGCAGTATCAGCCTCCTTGGCAACAACAGGGCAATGAATCCTGTCCGTGAGATGCCGATTGTTGGCGGCACTGGCGCTTTCCGATTGGCTCGCGGATATGCAATTGCTCAGACGCATTGGATGGATCTTAAAAGTGGTGACGCCATTGTCGGATACAATGTTACAGTTATTCACTAA